From a region of the Sminthopsis crassicaudata isolate SCR6 chromosome 6, ASM4859323v1, whole genome shotgun sequence genome:
- the CPSF7 gene encoding cleavage and polyadenylation specificity factor subunit 7 isoform X3, with protein sequence MGRSRPDRGSRGSPGLHSRQGLLSGVPRPPSARPRSTLLTRTTAAAISAQAWPEALLPTTSGFLAPAPTHPRSLGPERQHRHLPSSRRPRGLRAMSEGVDLIDIYADEEFNQDPEFSNADQIDLYDDVLAASSQPSDDRSSSAEPPPPIRQEQSPKPNSKSPAILYTYSGLRNKRAAVYVGSFSWQGHLWDELSVNTLNSWWSLDGPVIMWTTDQQLIQIIRSVGVYDVVELKFAENRANGQSKGYAEVVVASENSVHKLLELLPGKILNGEKVDVRLATRQNLSQFEAQARKRVPPRAHSRDSSDSADGRATPTENLVPPPPRVDKPPSVLPYFSRPPSALPLMGLPPPPIPPPPPLSSGFGVPPPPPGIHYQHLMPPPPRLPPHLAVPPPGAIPPALHLNPAFFPPPNAAVGPPPDAYIKASAPYNHHGSRELGPPPPTVCEAEFEEIMNRNRAISSSAISKAVSGASAGDYSDAIETLLTAIAVIKQSRVANDERCRVLISSLKDCLHGIEAKSYSVGASGSSSRKRHRSRERSPSRSRESSRRHRDLLHNEDRHEDYFQERNREHERHRDRERDRHH encoded by the exons ATGGGGAGGTCGAGACCCGACCGAGGAAGTCGAGGCTCCCCGGGCCTTCATTCCAGGCAGGGCCTTCTCTCCGGGGTTCCGCGACCTCCCTCCGCCCGGCCTCGGTCCACTCTCCTCACCCGAACTACAGCCGCCGCCATTTCCGCTCAGGCCTGGCCGGAAGCGCTTCTGCCCACCACATCCGGGTTCCTCGCGCCGGCCCCGACGCACCCGCGGAGCCTCGGACCGGAG CGGCAGCACCGCCACCTTCCTTCCTCGCGGCGCCCCCGGGGTCTCCGAGCCATGTCGGAGGGAGTGGACCTCATTGATATCTACGCGGACGAGGAGTTCAACCAG GACCCAGAGTTCAGCAATGCCGATCAGATCGACCTGTACGATGACGTGCTGGCCGCCAGCTCGCAGCCTTCCGACGACCGAAGTAGCAGTGCCGAGCCACCGCCTCCCATCCGCCAGGAGCAGTCTCCCAAGCCCAACAGCAAGTCACCGGCGATCCTGTACACGTACAGTGGACTGCGGAATAAGCGGGCCGCGGTCTACGTGGGCAGCTTCTCCTGG CAGGGTCATCTCTGGGACGAGCTTTCAGTGAACACCTTGAACTCTTGGTGGTCATTAGATGGTCCTGTGATAATG TGGACAACAGACCAACAGCTGATCCAAATCATCCGTTCTGTGGGCGTCTATGATGTTGTGGAGTTAAAATTTGCAGAGAATCGAGCCAATGGCCAGTCCAAAGG GTATGCTGAAGTGGTGGTGGCCTCTGAGAACTCCGTCCACAAACTGCTAGAGCTTCTGCCAGGCAAGATTCTCAACGGGGAAAAGGTGGACGTGAGGCTGGCCACCCGGCAGAACCTGTCGCAGTTTGAGGCGCAGGCTCGGAAAC GAGTACCGCCGCGGGCCCACTCCCGAGATTCTAGTGATTCTGCTGACGGACGGGCCACACCCACCGAAAACCTCGTGCCCCCACCCCCTCGAGTGGACAAGCCCCCCAGTGTGCTGCCCTACTTCAGCCGCCCTCCCTCAGCTCTTCCCCTGATGGGTCTGCCCCCACCACCCATCCCACCCCCGCCACCTCTCTCCTCAGGCTTTGGGGTCCCTCCTCCGCCTCCTGGTATCCATTACCAGCATCTCATGCCCCCGCCTCCCCGACTGCCTCCCCACCTGGCTGTGCCTCCCCCGGGGGCCATTCCACCCGCCCTGCACCTCAACCCCGccttcttccccccaccaaaTGCTGCAGTGGGGCCTCCGCCAGATGCTTACATCAAGGCCTCTGCACCCTATAACCACCATGGCAG CCGAGAACTGGGCCCCCCGCCCCCAACGGTGTGCGAAGCCGAGTTCGAGGAGATCATGAATCGGAACAGAGCAATCTCTAGCAGTGCCATTTCCAAAGCTGTCTCTGGGGCCAGCGCAG GGGATTATAGTGACGCTATTGAGACGCTCCTCACAGCCATTGCTGTCATCAAACAATCCCGGGTCGCCAACGACGAACGTTGCCGTGTGCTCATCTCCTCCCTAAAGGACTGTCTTCATGGCATCGAAGCCAAGTCCTACAGCGTGGGTGCCAGCGGGAGCTCTTCCAG GAAAAGACACCGGTCCCGTGAGCGATCACCTAGCCGGTCCCGTGAGAGCAGCCGAAGGCACCGGGACCTGCTCCACAATGAGGATAGGCACGAGGATTATTTTCAAGAAAGGAATCGGGAGCATGAGAGACACCGGGACAGAGAGCGGGACCGGCACCACTGA
- the CPSF7 gene encoding cleavage and polyadenylation specificity factor subunit 7 isoform X4 — MGRSRPDRGSRGSPGLHSRQGLLSGVPRPPSARPRSTLLTRTTAAAISAQAWPEALLPTTSGFLAPAPTHPRSLGPERQHRHLPSSRRPRGLRAMSEGVDLIDIYADEEFNQDPEFSNADQIDLYDDVLAASSQPSDDRSSSAEPPPPIRQEQSPKPNSKSPAILYTYSGLRNKRAAVYVGSFSWWTTDQQLIQIIRSVGVYDVVELKFAENRANGQSKGYAEVVVASENSVHKLLELLPGKILNGEKVDVRLATRQNLSQFEAQARKRECVRVPRGGVPPRAHSRDSSDSADGRATPTENLVPPPPRVDKPPSVLPYFSRPPSALPLMGLPPPPIPPPPPLSSGFGVPPPPPGIHYQHLMPPPPRLPPHLAVPPPGAIPPALHLNPAFFPPPNAAVGPPPDAYIKASAPYNHHGRSKCHGRSGMVLSPCSRELGPPPPTVCEAEFEEIMNRNRAISSSAISKAVSGASAGDYSDAIETLLTAIAVIKQSRVANDERCRVLISSLKDCLHGIEAKSYSVGASGSSSRKRHRSRERSPSRSRESSRRHRDLLHNEDRHEDYFQERNREHERHRDRERDRHH; from the exons ATGGGGAGGTCGAGACCCGACCGAGGAAGTCGAGGCTCCCCGGGCCTTCATTCCAGGCAGGGCCTTCTCTCCGGGGTTCCGCGACCTCCCTCCGCCCGGCCTCGGTCCACTCTCCTCACCCGAACTACAGCCGCCGCCATTTCCGCTCAGGCCTGGCCGGAAGCGCTTCTGCCCACCACATCCGGGTTCCTCGCGCCGGCCCCGACGCACCCGCGGAGCCTCGGACCGGAG CGGCAGCACCGCCACCTTCCTTCCTCGCGGCGCCCCCGGGGTCTCCGAGCCATGTCGGAGGGAGTGGACCTCATTGATATCTACGCGGACGAGGAGTTCAACCAG GACCCAGAGTTCAGCAATGCCGATCAGATCGACCTGTACGATGACGTGCTGGCCGCCAGCTCGCAGCCTTCCGACGACCGAAGTAGCAGTGCCGAGCCACCGCCTCCCATCCGCCAGGAGCAGTCTCCCAAGCCCAACAGCAAGTCACCGGCGATCCTGTACACGTACAGTGGACTGCGGAATAAGCGGGCCGCGGTCTACGTGGGCAGCTTCTCCTGG TGGACAACAGACCAACAGCTGATCCAAATCATCCGTTCTGTGGGCGTCTATGATGTTGTGGAGTTAAAATTTGCAGAGAATCGAGCCAATGGCCAGTCCAAAGG GTATGCTGAAGTGGTGGTGGCCTCTGAGAACTCCGTCCACAAACTGCTAGAGCTTCTGCCAGGCAAGATTCTCAACGGGGAAAAGGTGGACGTGAGGCTGGCCACCCGGCAGAACCTGTCGCAGTTTGAGGCGCAGGCTCGGAAACGTGAGTGCGTCCGAGTCCCAAGAGGGG GAGTACCGCCGCGGGCCCACTCCCGAGATTCTAGTGATTCTGCTGACGGACGGGCCACACCCACCGAAAACCTCGTGCCCCCACCCCCTCGAGTGGACAAGCCCCCCAGTGTGCTGCCCTACTTCAGCCGCCCTCCCTCAGCTCTTCCCCTGATGGGTCTGCCCCCACCACCCATCCCACCCCCGCCACCTCTCTCCTCAGGCTTTGGGGTCCCTCCTCCGCCTCCTGGTATCCATTACCAGCATCTCATGCCCCCGCCTCCCCGACTGCCTCCCCACCTGGCTGTGCCTCCCCCGGGGGCCATTCCACCCGCCCTGCACCTCAACCCCGccttcttccccccaccaaaTGCTGCAGTGGGGCCTCCGCCAGATGCTTACATCAAGGCCTCTGCACCCTATAACCACCATGGCAG ATCTAAGTGCCACGGGCGGTCAGGGATGGTGTTGTCTCCGTGCAGCCGAGAACTGGGCCCCCCGCCCCCAACGGTGTGCGAAGCCGAGTTCGAGGAGATCATGAATCGGAACAGAGCAATCTCTAGCAGTGCCATTTCCAAAGCTGTCTCTGGGGCCAGCGCAG GGGATTATAGTGACGCTATTGAGACGCTCCTCACAGCCATTGCTGTCATCAAACAATCCCGGGTCGCCAACGACGAACGTTGCCGTGTGCTCATCTCCTCCCTAAAGGACTGTCTTCATGGCATCGAAGCCAAGTCCTACAGCGTGGGTGCCAGCGGGAGCTCTTCCAG GAAAAGACACCGGTCCCGTGAGCGATCACCTAGCCGGTCCCGTGAGAGCAGCCGAAGGCACCGGGACCTGCTCCACAATGAGGATAGGCACGAGGATTATTTTCAAGAAAGGAATCGGGAGCATGAGAGACACCGGGACAGAGAGCGGGACCGGCACCACTGA
- the CPSF7 gene encoding cleavage and polyadenylation specificity factor subunit 7 isoform X6, whose amino-acid sequence MGRSRPDRGSRGSPGLHSRQGLLSGVPRPPSARPRSTLLTRTTAAAISAQAWPEALLPTTSGFLAPAPTHPRSLGPERQHRHLPSSRRPRGLRAMSEGVDLIDIYADEEFNQDPEFSNADQIDLYDDVLAASSQPSDDRSSSAEPPPPIRQEQSPKPNSKSPAILYTYSGLRNKRAAVYVGSFSWWTTDQQLIQIIRSVGVYDVVELKFAENRANGQSKGYAEVVVASENSVHKLLELLPGKILNGEKVDVRLATRQNLSQFEAQARKRECVRVPRGGVPPRAHSRDSSDSADGRATPTENLVPPPPRVDKPPSVLPYFSRPPSALPLMGLPPPPIPPPPPLSSGFGVPPPPPGIHYQHLMPPPPRLPPHLAVPPPGAIPPALHLNPAFFPPPNAAVGPPPDAYIKASAPYNHHGSRELGPPPPTVCEAEFEEIMNRNRAISSSAISKAVSGASAGDYSDAIETLLTAIAVIKQSRVANDERCRVLISSLKDCLHGIEAKSYSVGASGSSSRKRHRSRERSPSRSRESSRRHRDLLHNEDRHEDYFQERNREHERHRDRERDRHH is encoded by the exons ATGGGGAGGTCGAGACCCGACCGAGGAAGTCGAGGCTCCCCGGGCCTTCATTCCAGGCAGGGCCTTCTCTCCGGGGTTCCGCGACCTCCCTCCGCCCGGCCTCGGTCCACTCTCCTCACCCGAACTACAGCCGCCGCCATTTCCGCTCAGGCCTGGCCGGAAGCGCTTCTGCCCACCACATCCGGGTTCCTCGCGCCGGCCCCGACGCACCCGCGGAGCCTCGGACCGGAG CGGCAGCACCGCCACCTTCCTTCCTCGCGGCGCCCCCGGGGTCTCCGAGCCATGTCGGAGGGAGTGGACCTCATTGATATCTACGCGGACGAGGAGTTCAACCAG GACCCAGAGTTCAGCAATGCCGATCAGATCGACCTGTACGATGACGTGCTGGCCGCCAGCTCGCAGCCTTCCGACGACCGAAGTAGCAGTGCCGAGCCACCGCCTCCCATCCGCCAGGAGCAGTCTCCCAAGCCCAACAGCAAGTCACCGGCGATCCTGTACACGTACAGTGGACTGCGGAATAAGCGGGCCGCGGTCTACGTGGGCAGCTTCTCCTGG TGGACAACAGACCAACAGCTGATCCAAATCATCCGTTCTGTGGGCGTCTATGATGTTGTGGAGTTAAAATTTGCAGAGAATCGAGCCAATGGCCAGTCCAAAGG GTATGCTGAAGTGGTGGTGGCCTCTGAGAACTCCGTCCACAAACTGCTAGAGCTTCTGCCAGGCAAGATTCTCAACGGGGAAAAGGTGGACGTGAGGCTGGCCACCCGGCAGAACCTGTCGCAGTTTGAGGCGCAGGCTCGGAAACGTGAGTGCGTCCGAGTCCCAAGAGGGG GAGTACCGCCGCGGGCCCACTCCCGAGATTCTAGTGATTCTGCTGACGGACGGGCCACACCCACCGAAAACCTCGTGCCCCCACCCCCTCGAGTGGACAAGCCCCCCAGTGTGCTGCCCTACTTCAGCCGCCCTCCCTCAGCTCTTCCCCTGATGGGTCTGCCCCCACCACCCATCCCACCCCCGCCACCTCTCTCCTCAGGCTTTGGGGTCCCTCCTCCGCCTCCTGGTATCCATTACCAGCATCTCATGCCCCCGCCTCCCCGACTGCCTCCCCACCTGGCTGTGCCTCCCCCGGGGGCCATTCCACCCGCCCTGCACCTCAACCCCGccttcttccccccaccaaaTGCTGCAGTGGGGCCTCCGCCAGATGCTTACATCAAGGCCTCTGCACCCTATAACCACCATGGCAG CCGAGAACTGGGCCCCCCGCCCCCAACGGTGTGCGAAGCCGAGTTCGAGGAGATCATGAATCGGAACAGAGCAATCTCTAGCAGTGCCATTTCCAAAGCTGTCTCTGGGGCCAGCGCAG GGGATTATAGTGACGCTATTGAGACGCTCCTCACAGCCATTGCTGTCATCAAACAATCCCGGGTCGCCAACGACGAACGTTGCCGTGTGCTCATCTCCTCCCTAAAGGACTGTCTTCATGGCATCGAAGCCAAGTCCTACAGCGTGGGTGCCAGCGGGAGCTCTTCCAG GAAAAGACACCGGTCCCGTGAGCGATCACCTAGCCGGTCCCGTGAGAGCAGCCGAAGGCACCGGGACCTGCTCCACAATGAGGATAGGCACGAGGATTATTTTCAAGAAAGGAATCGGGAGCATGAGAGACACCGGGACAGAGAGCGGGACCGGCACCACTGA
- the CPSF7 gene encoding cleavage and polyadenylation specificity factor subunit 7 isoform X11, which yields MSEGVDLIDIYADEEFNQDPEFSNADQIDLYDDVLAASSQPSDDRSSSAEPPPPIRQEQSPKPNSKSPAILYTYSGLRNKRAAVYVGSFSWWTTDQQLIQIIRSVGVYDVVELKFAENRANGQSKGYAEVVVASENSVHKLLELLPGKILNGEKVDVRLATRQNLSQFEAQARKRVPPRAHSRDSSDSADGRATPTENLVPPPPRVDKPPSVLPYFSRPPSALPLMGLPPPPIPPPPPLSSGFGVPPPPPGIHYQHLMPPPPRLPPHLAVPPPGAIPPALHLNPAFFPPPNAAVGPPPDAYIKASAPYNHHGRSKCHGRSGMVLSPCSRELGPPPPTVCEAEFEEIMNRNRAISSSAISKAVSGASAGDYSDAIETLLTAIAVIKQSRVANDERCRVLISSLKDCLHGIEAKSYSVGASGSSSRKRHRSRERSPSRSRESSRRHRDLLHNEDRHEDYFQERNREHERHRDRERDRHH from the exons ATGTCGGAGGGAGTGGACCTCATTGATATCTACGCGGACGAGGAGTTCAACCAG GACCCAGAGTTCAGCAATGCCGATCAGATCGACCTGTACGATGACGTGCTGGCCGCCAGCTCGCAGCCTTCCGACGACCGAAGTAGCAGTGCCGAGCCACCGCCTCCCATCCGCCAGGAGCAGTCTCCCAAGCCCAACAGCAAGTCACCGGCGATCCTGTACACGTACAGTGGACTGCGGAATAAGCGGGCCGCGGTCTACGTGGGCAGCTTCTCCTGG TGGACAACAGACCAACAGCTGATCCAAATCATCCGTTCTGTGGGCGTCTATGATGTTGTGGAGTTAAAATTTGCAGAGAATCGAGCCAATGGCCAGTCCAAAGG GTATGCTGAAGTGGTGGTGGCCTCTGAGAACTCCGTCCACAAACTGCTAGAGCTTCTGCCAGGCAAGATTCTCAACGGGGAAAAGGTGGACGTGAGGCTGGCCACCCGGCAGAACCTGTCGCAGTTTGAGGCGCAGGCTCGGAAAC GAGTACCGCCGCGGGCCCACTCCCGAGATTCTAGTGATTCTGCTGACGGACGGGCCACACCCACCGAAAACCTCGTGCCCCCACCCCCTCGAGTGGACAAGCCCCCCAGTGTGCTGCCCTACTTCAGCCGCCCTCCCTCAGCTCTTCCCCTGATGGGTCTGCCCCCACCACCCATCCCACCCCCGCCACCTCTCTCCTCAGGCTTTGGGGTCCCTCCTCCGCCTCCTGGTATCCATTACCAGCATCTCATGCCCCCGCCTCCCCGACTGCCTCCCCACCTGGCTGTGCCTCCCCCGGGGGCCATTCCACCCGCCCTGCACCTCAACCCCGccttcttccccccaccaaaTGCTGCAGTGGGGCCTCCGCCAGATGCTTACATCAAGGCCTCTGCACCCTATAACCACCATGGCAG ATCTAAGTGCCACGGGCGGTCAGGGATGGTGTTGTCTCCGTGCAGCCGAGAACTGGGCCCCCCGCCCCCAACGGTGTGCGAAGCCGAGTTCGAGGAGATCATGAATCGGAACAGAGCAATCTCTAGCAGTGCCATTTCCAAAGCTGTCTCTGGGGCCAGCGCAG GGGATTATAGTGACGCTATTGAGACGCTCCTCACAGCCATTGCTGTCATCAAACAATCCCGGGTCGCCAACGACGAACGTTGCCGTGTGCTCATCTCCTCCCTAAAGGACTGTCTTCATGGCATCGAAGCCAAGTCCTACAGCGTGGGTGCCAGCGGGAGCTCTTCCAG GAAAAGACACCGGTCCCGTGAGCGATCACCTAGCCGGTCCCGTGAGAGCAGCCGAAGGCACCGGGACCTGCTCCACAATGAGGATAGGCACGAGGATTATTTTCAAGAAAGGAATCGGGAGCATGAGAGACACCGGGACAGAGAGCGGGACCGGCACCACTGA
- the CPSF7 gene encoding cleavage and polyadenylation specificity factor subunit 7 isoform X5, whose amino-acid sequence MGRSRPDRGSRGSPGLHSRQGLLSGVPRPPSARPRSTLLTRTTAAAISAQAWPEALLPTTSGFLAPAPTHPRSLGPERQHRHLPSSRRPRGLRAMSEGVDLIDIYADEEFNQDPEFSNADQIDLYDDVLAASSQPSDDRSSSAEPPPPIRQEQSPKPNSKSPAILYTYSGLRNKRAAVYVGSFSWWTTDQQLIQIIRSVGVYDVVELKFAENRANGQSKGYAEVVVASENSVHKLLELLPGKILNGEKVDVRLATRQNLSQFEAQARKRVPPRAHSRDSSDSADGRATPTENLVPPPPRVDKPPSVLPYFSRPPSALPLMGLPPPPIPPPPPLSSGFGVPPPPPGIHYQHLMPPPPRLPPHLAVPPPGAIPPALHLNPAFFPPPNAAVGPPPDAYIKASAPYNHHGRSKCHGRSGMVLSPCSRELGPPPPTVCEAEFEEIMNRNRAISSSAISKAVSGASAGDYSDAIETLLTAIAVIKQSRVANDERCRVLISSLKDCLHGIEAKSYSVGASGSSSRKRHRSRERSPSRSRESSRRHRDLLHNEDRHEDYFQERNREHERHRDRERDRHH is encoded by the exons ATGGGGAGGTCGAGACCCGACCGAGGAAGTCGAGGCTCCCCGGGCCTTCATTCCAGGCAGGGCCTTCTCTCCGGGGTTCCGCGACCTCCCTCCGCCCGGCCTCGGTCCACTCTCCTCACCCGAACTACAGCCGCCGCCATTTCCGCTCAGGCCTGGCCGGAAGCGCTTCTGCCCACCACATCCGGGTTCCTCGCGCCGGCCCCGACGCACCCGCGGAGCCTCGGACCGGAG CGGCAGCACCGCCACCTTCCTTCCTCGCGGCGCCCCCGGGGTCTCCGAGCCATGTCGGAGGGAGTGGACCTCATTGATATCTACGCGGACGAGGAGTTCAACCAG GACCCAGAGTTCAGCAATGCCGATCAGATCGACCTGTACGATGACGTGCTGGCCGCCAGCTCGCAGCCTTCCGACGACCGAAGTAGCAGTGCCGAGCCACCGCCTCCCATCCGCCAGGAGCAGTCTCCCAAGCCCAACAGCAAGTCACCGGCGATCCTGTACACGTACAGTGGACTGCGGAATAAGCGGGCCGCGGTCTACGTGGGCAGCTTCTCCTGG TGGACAACAGACCAACAGCTGATCCAAATCATCCGTTCTGTGGGCGTCTATGATGTTGTGGAGTTAAAATTTGCAGAGAATCGAGCCAATGGCCAGTCCAAAGG GTATGCTGAAGTGGTGGTGGCCTCTGAGAACTCCGTCCACAAACTGCTAGAGCTTCTGCCAGGCAAGATTCTCAACGGGGAAAAGGTGGACGTGAGGCTGGCCACCCGGCAGAACCTGTCGCAGTTTGAGGCGCAGGCTCGGAAAC GAGTACCGCCGCGGGCCCACTCCCGAGATTCTAGTGATTCTGCTGACGGACGGGCCACACCCACCGAAAACCTCGTGCCCCCACCCCCTCGAGTGGACAAGCCCCCCAGTGTGCTGCCCTACTTCAGCCGCCCTCCCTCAGCTCTTCCCCTGATGGGTCTGCCCCCACCACCCATCCCACCCCCGCCACCTCTCTCCTCAGGCTTTGGGGTCCCTCCTCCGCCTCCTGGTATCCATTACCAGCATCTCATGCCCCCGCCTCCCCGACTGCCTCCCCACCTGGCTGTGCCTCCCCCGGGGGCCATTCCACCCGCCCTGCACCTCAACCCCGccttcttccccccaccaaaTGCTGCAGTGGGGCCTCCGCCAGATGCTTACATCAAGGCCTCTGCACCCTATAACCACCATGGCAG ATCTAAGTGCCACGGGCGGTCAGGGATGGTGTTGTCTCCGTGCAGCCGAGAACTGGGCCCCCCGCCCCCAACGGTGTGCGAAGCCGAGTTCGAGGAGATCATGAATCGGAACAGAGCAATCTCTAGCAGTGCCATTTCCAAAGCTGTCTCTGGGGCCAGCGCAG GGGATTATAGTGACGCTATTGAGACGCTCCTCACAGCCATTGCTGTCATCAAACAATCCCGGGTCGCCAACGACGAACGTTGCCGTGTGCTCATCTCCTCCCTAAAGGACTGTCTTCATGGCATCGAAGCCAAGTCCTACAGCGTGGGTGCCAGCGGGAGCTCTTCCAG GAAAAGACACCGGTCCCGTGAGCGATCACCTAGCCGGTCCCGTGAGAGCAGCCGAAGGCACCGGGACCTGCTCCACAATGAGGATAGGCACGAGGATTATTTTCAAGAAAGGAATCGGGAGCATGAGAGACACCGGGACAGAGAGCGGGACCGGCACCACTGA
- the CPSF7 gene encoding cleavage and polyadenylation specificity factor subunit 7 isoform X8, which translates to MSEGVDLIDIYADEEFNQDPEFSNADQIDLYDDVLAASSQPSDDRSSSAEPPPPIRQEQSPKPNSKSPAILYTYSGLRNKRAAVYVGSFSWQGHLWDELSVNTLNSWWSLDGPVIMWTTDQQLIQIIRSVGVYDVVELKFAENRANGQSKGYAEVVVASENSVHKLLELLPGKILNGEKVDVRLATRQNLSQFEAQARKRECVRVPRGGVPPRAHSRDSSDSADGRATPTENLVPPPPRVDKPPSVLPYFSRPPSALPLMGLPPPPIPPPPPLSSGFGVPPPPPGIHYQHLMPPPPRLPPHLAVPPPGAIPPALHLNPAFFPPPNAAVGPPPDAYIKASAPYNHHGRSKCHGRSGMVLSPCSRELGPPPPTVCEAEFEEIMNRNRAISSSAISKAVSGASAGDYSDAIETLLTAIAVIKQSRVANDERCRVLISSLKDCLHGIEAKSYSVGASGSSSRKRHRSRERSPSRSRESSRRHRDLLHNEDRHEDYFQERNREHERHRDRERDRHH; encoded by the exons ATGTCGGAGGGAGTGGACCTCATTGATATCTACGCGGACGAGGAGTTCAACCAG GACCCAGAGTTCAGCAATGCCGATCAGATCGACCTGTACGATGACGTGCTGGCCGCCAGCTCGCAGCCTTCCGACGACCGAAGTAGCAGTGCCGAGCCACCGCCTCCCATCCGCCAGGAGCAGTCTCCCAAGCCCAACAGCAAGTCACCGGCGATCCTGTACACGTACAGTGGACTGCGGAATAAGCGGGCCGCGGTCTACGTGGGCAGCTTCTCCTGG CAGGGTCATCTCTGGGACGAGCTTTCAGTGAACACCTTGAACTCTTGGTGGTCATTAGATGGTCCTGTGATAATG TGGACAACAGACCAACAGCTGATCCAAATCATCCGTTCTGTGGGCGTCTATGATGTTGTGGAGTTAAAATTTGCAGAGAATCGAGCCAATGGCCAGTCCAAAGG GTATGCTGAAGTGGTGGTGGCCTCTGAGAACTCCGTCCACAAACTGCTAGAGCTTCTGCCAGGCAAGATTCTCAACGGGGAAAAGGTGGACGTGAGGCTGGCCACCCGGCAGAACCTGTCGCAGTTTGAGGCGCAGGCTCGGAAACGTGAGTGCGTCCGAGTCCCAAGAGGGG GAGTACCGCCGCGGGCCCACTCCCGAGATTCTAGTGATTCTGCTGACGGACGGGCCACACCCACCGAAAACCTCGTGCCCCCACCCCCTCGAGTGGACAAGCCCCCCAGTGTGCTGCCCTACTTCAGCCGCCCTCCCTCAGCTCTTCCCCTGATGGGTCTGCCCCCACCACCCATCCCACCCCCGCCACCTCTCTCCTCAGGCTTTGGGGTCCCTCCTCCGCCTCCTGGTATCCATTACCAGCATCTCATGCCCCCGCCTCCCCGACTGCCTCCCCACCTGGCTGTGCCTCCCCCGGGGGCCATTCCACCCGCCCTGCACCTCAACCCCGccttcttccccccaccaaaTGCTGCAGTGGGGCCTCCGCCAGATGCTTACATCAAGGCCTCTGCACCCTATAACCACCATGGCAG ATCTAAGTGCCACGGGCGGTCAGGGATGGTGTTGTCTCCGTGCAGCCGAGAACTGGGCCCCCCGCCCCCAACGGTGTGCGAAGCCGAGTTCGAGGAGATCATGAATCGGAACAGAGCAATCTCTAGCAGTGCCATTTCCAAAGCTGTCTCTGGGGCCAGCGCAG GGGATTATAGTGACGCTATTGAGACGCTCCTCACAGCCATTGCTGTCATCAAACAATCCCGGGTCGCCAACGACGAACGTTGCCGTGTGCTCATCTCCTCCCTAAAGGACTGTCTTCATGGCATCGAAGCCAAGTCCTACAGCGTGGGTGCCAGCGGGAGCTCTTCCAG GAAAAGACACCGGTCCCGTGAGCGATCACCTAGCCGGTCCCGTGAGAGCAGCCGAAGGCACCGGGACCTGCTCCACAATGAGGATAGGCACGAGGATTATTTTCAAGAAAGGAATCGGGAGCATGAGAGACACCGGGACAGAGAGCGGGACCGGCACCACTGA